In Streptomyces sp. NBC_00091, the following proteins share a genomic window:
- a CDS encoding TetR/AcrR family transcriptional regulator: protein MVTEADPGDARTSVWLAARPAAPTRRRSEAPSGLDRDRITAATVRLLDAEGLGRFSMRRLAADLGVTAMSLYWYVDTKHDLLELALDSALGQQRLPAGPPPQEGWPARLRTLAGGYRRLLAEHPWVAPLSVAYPNIGPHARAFDAALRRLLEATGLADTARTGAHLAVSQFLSGCALNGCGGTVRRAPEAEFALALDVLIAGIEAKAAHTAAARA, encoded by the coding sequence ATGGTGACCGAGGCTGATCCGGGCGATGCCAGGACCAGTGTGTGGCTGGCCGCCAGGCCCGCCGCCCCCACCAGACGCCGCAGCGAGGCACCCTCGGGCCTGGACCGGGACCGGATCACCGCCGCCACCGTGCGGCTGCTGGACGCGGAGGGGCTGGGCCGGTTCTCCATGCGCCGGCTGGCCGCCGATCTCGGGGTCACCGCGATGTCCCTGTACTGGTACGTCGACACCAAGCACGATCTGCTCGAACTGGCCCTGGACAGCGCCCTGGGCCAGCAGCGGCTGCCGGCCGGCCCGCCCCCGCAGGAGGGCTGGCCGGCCCGGCTGCGGACCCTGGCCGGCGGCTACCGGCGGCTGCTGGCGGAGCATCCGTGGGTGGCGCCGCTCAGCGTCGCCTACCCGAACATCGGCCCGCACGCGCGGGCCTTCGACGCCGCCCTGCGCCGGCTGCTGGAGGCCACCGGCCTGGCGGACACCGCCCGGACCGGCGCGCACCTGGCCGTCTCCCAGTTCCTGAGCGGCTGCGCCCTGAACGGCTGCGGGGGCACGGTCCGGCGGGCGCCCGAGGCGGAATTCGCCCTGGCCCTCGACGTGCTGATCGCGGGCATCGAGGCCAAGGCCGCGCACACGGCAGCGGCCCGGGCCTGA
- a CDS encoding glycosyltransferase family 39 protein — protein MTTAAPPLFPVPESRARTGRHAADRPRWERPAYAALLLATAVLLLWNLGASGYANSFYSAAVQAGSESWKAFFFGSSDAGNSITVDKPPAALWPMMLSVRLFGLGSWQILVPQALMGVGTTAVLYAAVRRQFGPAAALLSGAAFALTPVAALMFRFNNPDALLTLLLTVTVYCVLRALDGARTGWLVAAGAAIGLGFLTKTLQAFVILPPLALLYAVCAPTRLRRRLGQLLLAGLAAVVAGGWWVAVVELWPASSRPYIGGSQNNSFLELTFGYNGLGRLNGNETGSVGGGRAGAGATAAYGMPEGGPGLRTGGGGWGETGIDRLFSSNIGGQISWLLPAALVLLVAGLLVTWRARRATDSLEGMARAAFLAWGGSLLITVLVFSYMQGIFHEYYTVALAPFVAALTGMGVAVLWEERGNKAAVLTLSGTLALTAVWSYVLLGRSSGYLPWLRWAVLVGGLLAAALLPFAARAGRRVLLATAALGLGAALAGPFAYCLTTIATGHTGSIVTAGPEVAGGRGGGPGGMRFAPGGEQPLGGPGGQGGGPQGGQQGAPQGGAPMGGPGPMQPQPNGQGGANGQATPGGEGVRDRQGGGAGGPGGLLGGTRVGAEAKAALSTDASRYTWAAATIGSQNAASYQLASGAPVMPIGGFNGSDPSPTLAQFKGYVKSGKIHWFIAAGANRAGGGPGGSGGTAIDSWVRANFKATTIGGATFYDLTAAPSADPS, from the coding sequence ATGACCACCGCAGCGCCCCCGCTCTTCCCGGTCCCCGAGTCCCGGGCCCGTACCGGCCGCCACGCCGCCGACCGGCCGCGCTGGGAGCGGCCCGCGTACGCGGCGCTGCTGCTGGCCACCGCCGTGCTGCTGCTGTGGAACCTGGGCGCCTCCGGCTACGCCAACTCCTTCTACTCCGCCGCCGTCCAGGCCGGCTCCGAGAGCTGGAAGGCCTTCTTCTTCGGCTCCTCCGACGCCGGGAACTCCATCACCGTCGACAAGCCCCCGGCCGCCCTGTGGCCGATGATGCTGTCCGTCCGGCTGTTCGGGCTCGGCTCCTGGCAGATCCTCGTACCGCAGGCCCTGATGGGCGTCGGCACCACCGCCGTGCTGTACGCCGCCGTACGCCGCCAGTTCGGGCCCGCGGCGGCGCTGCTGAGCGGCGCCGCCTTCGCGCTCACGCCCGTCGCCGCGCTGATGTTCCGCTTCAACAACCCCGACGCGCTGCTGACGCTGCTGCTGACCGTCACCGTGTACTGCGTGCTCCGCGCCCTGGACGGGGCGCGGACCGGATGGCTGGTGGCGGCCGGGGCGGCGATCGGCCTGGGCTTCCTGACGAAGACCCTGCAGGCCTTCGTCATCCTGCCGCCGCTGGCCCTGCTGTACGCCGTCTGCGCGCCGACCCGGCTGCGCCGCAGGCTCGGGCAGCTGCTGCTCGCCGGGCTGGCGGCGGTGGTGGCCGGCGGCTGGTGGGTGGCCGTGGTGGAGCTGTGGCCCGCTTCCTCCCGCCCCTACATCGGCGGCTCGCAGAACAACTCCTTCCTGGAACTCACCTTCGGCTACAACGGGCTCGGCCGGCTGAACGGCAACGAGACCGGCAGCGTCGGCGGCGGGCGGGCCGGGGCCGGCGCGACCGCGGCGTACGGGATGCCCGAGGGCGGCCCGGGCCTGCGCACCGGGGGCGGGGGCTGGGGGGAGACCGGCATCGACCGGCTGTTCTCGTCCAACATCGGCGGCCAGATCTCCTGGCTGCTGCCGGCGGCGCTGGTACTGCTCGTGGCCGGGCTGCTGGTCACCTGGCGGGCCCGCCGGGCCACCGACTCCCTGGAGGGCATGGCCCGCGCGGCCTTCCTCGCCTGGGGCGGCTCGCTGCTGATCACCGTGCTCGTCTTCAGCTACATGCAGGGCATCTTCCACGAGTACTACACGGTCGCGCTGGCGCCCTTCGTGGCCGCGCTGACCGGCATGGGCGTGGCCGTGCTCTGGGAGGAACGGGGCAACAAGGCCGCCGTGCTCACCCTGTCCGGGACGCTGGCCCTGACCGCCGTCTGGTCGTACGTGCTCCTCGGCCGCTCCTCCGGCTACCTGCCGTGGCTGCGCTGGGCGGTGCTGGTGGGCGGGCTGCTCGCCGCCGCCCTGCTGCCCTTCGCCGCGCGCGCCGGGCGCCGGGTGTTGCTCGCGACGGCTGCGCTGGGACTGGGCGCGGCCCTCGCGGGCCCGTTCGCGTACTGCCTGACCACGATCGCCACCGGCCACACCGGGTCCATCGTGACGGCCGGCCCGGAGGTGGCGGGCGGCCGGGGCGGCGGCCCGGGCGGGATGCGCTTCGCCCCCGGCGGCGAGCAGCCGCTGGGCGGACCGGGCGGCCAGGGCGGTGGTCCGCAGGGCGGTCAGCAGGGCGCACCCCAGGGCGGTGCTCCGATGGGTGGTCCCGGCCCGATGCAGCCGCAGCCGAACGGCCAAGGCGGCGCGAACGGCCAGGCCACCCCGGGCGGTGAGGGCGTACGCGACCGCCAGGGCGGCGGGGCCGGCGGCCCCGGCGGGCTCCTGGGCGGTACCCGGGTCGGCGCCGAGGCCAAGGCCGCGCTGAGCACCGACGCCTCCCGCTACACCTGGGCGGCGGCCACCATCGGCTCCCAGAACGCGGCCAGTTACCAGCTGGCCTCCGGCGCGCCCGTAATGCCGATCGGCGGCTTCAACGGCAGCGACCCATCGCCGACACTCGCGCAGTTCAAGGGGTACGTGAAGTCGGGGAAGATCCACTGGTTCATCGCAGCGGGCGCGAACCGGGCCGGAGGAGGTCCCGGCGGGTCCGGCGGTACGGCCATCGACAGCTGGGTGCGGGCGAACTTCAAGGCCACCACCATCGGCGGGGCCACCTTCTACGACCTGACGGCCGCCCCCTCGGCCGACCCGTCCTGA
- a CDS encoding bifunctional glycosyltransferase family 2/GtrA family protein yields the protein MPTDTSPGALPARAPLASAPGEPVLDVVIPVFNEEKDLGPCVRRLHAHLTRTFPYPFRITIADNASTDRTPEVAAGLAAGTDGVRSIRLEEKGRGRALRTVWSRSEAPVLAYMDVDLSTDLNALLPLVAPLISGHSDLAIGTRLARSSRVVRGAKREFVSRAYNLLLRSSLAARFSDAQCGFKAIRREVAERLLPLVEDTGWFFDTEMLVLAERAGLRIHEVPVDWVDDPDSTVHIVKTATEDLKGVWRVGRALTVGALPLDRLARPFGDDPRDRTALPGVPRGLARQLLGFCVVGVLSTLCYLALYSLFRLGAGPQLANAGALLVSAVANTAANRRLTFGVRGRYRAVRHQAQGLVVFAIGLALTSGSLAALGAASADPSHSTELAVLITANLAATVLRFLLFRAWVFPERRTTPVKDDTR from the coding sequence ATGCCAACCGACACCTCTCCCGGCGCCCTCCCGGCCCGGGCGCCCCTCGCGTCCGCGCCCGGTGAGCCCGTACTCGACGTGGTGATCCCGGTCTTCAACGAGGAGAAGGACCTCGGTCCCTGCGTGCGCCGGCTGCACGCACACCTCACCCGTACCTTTCCGTACCCCTTCCGCATCACCATCGCCGACAACGCCAGTACCGACCGCACCCCCGAGGTCGCGGCCGGACTCGCCGCCGGGACCGACGGCGTACGCAGTATCCGACTGGAGGAGAAGGGCCGCGGCCGCGCCCTGCGCACCGTCTGGTCCCGCTCGGAGGCACCCGTCCTCGCTTACATGGACGTGGACCTCTCCACCGACCTGAACGCGCTGCTGCCGCTGGTCGCCCCGCTGATCTCCGGCCACTCCGACCTGGCCATCGGTACCCGGCTCGCCCGCTCCTCGCGGGTGGTGCGGGGAGCCAAGCGGGAGTTCGTCTCCCGGGCCTACAACCTGCTGCTGCGCTCCTCCCTCGCCGCCCGGTTCAGCGATGCCCAGTGCGGGTTCAAGGCCATCCGGCGGGAGGTGGCGGAGCGGCTGCTGCCCCTGGTGGAGGACACCGGCTGGTTTTTCGACACCGAGATGCTCGTGCTGGCCGAGCGGGCCGGGCTGCGGATCCACGAGGTGCCGGTGGACTGGGTGGACGATCCCGACTCCACGGTCCACATCGTGAAGACCGCCACTGAGGACCTGAAGGGCGTCTGGCGGGTGGGCCGGGCGCTGACGGTCGGAGCGCTCCCGCTCGACCGGCTCGCCCGCCCCTTCGGCGACGATCCGCGCGACCGCACCGCCCTGCCGGGGGTGCCGCGCGGGCTGGCCCGCCAGCTCCTCGGCTTCTGCGTGGTCGGGGTGCTGTCCACCCTCTGCTACCTCGCCCTCTACTCCCTCTTCCGGCTCGGCGCCGGACCGCAGCTCGCCAACGCCGGCGCCCTGCTGGTCTCGGCCGTGGCCAACACCGCCGCCAACCGCCGGCTCACCTTCGGCGTCCGGGGCCGGTACCGCGCCGTGCGCCACCAGGCCCAGGGGCTGGTGGTCTTCGCCATCGGACTGGCCCTGACCAGCGGTTCGCTCGCCGCCCTCGGCGCGGCCTCCGCCGACCCCTCCCACAGCACCGAGCTGGCCGTACTGATCACGGCCAACCTCGCCGCCACCGTGCTGCGGTTCCTCCTCTTCCGTGCCTGGGTCTTCCCCGAGCGCCGCACCACTCCCGTGAAGGACGACACCCGATGA
- a CDS encoding ATP-binding protein, translating to MALIAVVGAAIGTVTTLAMRSRLVGELDKQLTTSAEMATRGPGAGKAARDAGLGFVFAPGSPMGAAGIRLDLTGKVLGGARIVPVAGQGLDHREHLTESQSTVLAGVARKAAQGRPAPVDLDLPGLGAYRAVAAPDGSLVLGFPLQGVDSTVSTLIAVEVCVTLAGLIAASLAGQALVAVALRPLRRVAATATRVSELPLHSGEPALHERVPDAEADPRTEVGQVGAALNRMLGHVSSALTARQQSETQVRQFVADASHELRTPLASIRGYAELTRRGREEPGPDTRHALGRIESEATRMTGLVEDLLLLARLDAGRPLSVEDTDLAPLVVDAVSDARAAGPGHHWRLALPDEPAPVRADPARIQQVLVNLLANARTHTPPGTTVTAHVSRETSAETSAGTSAGTPAVRLRIEDDGPGIPPELLPHVFERFARGDASRSRAAGSTGLGLAIVEAVVTAHGGRVDVRSEPGRTCFEVLLPLAAHAPGPYSQTGHRLTTPR from the coding sequence GTGGCGCTGATCGCCGTCGTGGGCGCGGCCATCGGCACCGTCACCACCCTCGCCATGCGCTCCCGCCTGGTCGGCGAGCTCGACAAGCAGCTGACCACCTCCGCCGAGATGGCCACCCGGGGCCCGGGCGCCGGGAAGGCCGCCCGGGACGCCGGCCTCGGCTTCGTCTTCGCCCCCGGCTCCCCGATGGGCGCCGCCGGGATCCGGCTCGACCTCACCGGGAAGGTGCTCGGCGGCGCCCGCATCGTCCCCGTGGCCGGTCAGGGCCTCGACCACCGGGAGCACCTCACCGAATCCCAGAGCACCGTCCTCGCCGGGGTCGCCCGCAAGGCCGCCCAGGGCCGCCCCGCCCCGGTGGACCTGGACCTGCCGGGCCTCGGCGCGTACCGGGCGGTGGCCGCCCCCGACGGCTCCCTGGTACTCGGCTTCCCGCTCCAGGGGGTCGATTCCACCGTGAGCACCCTGATCGCCGTCGAGGTCTGCGTCACCCTGGCCGGGCTGATCGCGGCCTCCCTCGCCGGGCAGGCCCTGGTCGCGGTCGCCCTGCGCCCGCTGCGCCGGGTCGCCGCCACCGCCACCCGGGTCTCCGAACTCCCCCTGCACAGCGGCGAACCCGCCCTGCACGAGCGGGTCCCGGACGCCGAGGCCGACCCCCGTACCGAGGTGGGCCAGGTCGGCGCCGCCCTCAACCGGATGCTGGGGCACGTCTCCTCCGCACTGACGGCCCGCCAGCAGAGCGAGACGCAGGTCCGGCAGTTCGTCGCCGACGCCTCCCACGAGCTGCGCACCCCGCTGGCCTCCATCCGCGGCTACGCCGAACTCACCCGCAGGGGACGGGAGGAGCCCGGCCCCGACACCCGCCACGCCCTGGGCCGGATCGAGTCCGAGGCCACCCGGATGACCGGACTGGTCGAGGACCTGCTGCTGCTGGCCCGGCTGGACGCGGGCCGCCCGCTGTCCGTCGAGGACACCGACCTGGCCCCGCTCGTCGTCGACGCCGTCAGCGATGCCCGCGCCGCCGGCCCCGGCCACCACTGGCGCCTGGCACTCCCCGACGAACCCGCGCCCGTCCGCGCCGACCCCGCCCGGATCCAGCAGGTCCTGGTGAACCTCCTCGCCAACGCCCGCACCCACACCCCGCCCGGCACCACCGTCACGGCCCATGTTTCACGTGAAACATCCGCCGAGACGTCCGCCGGAACATCCGCCGGAACCCCCGCCGTCCGGCTGCGGATCGAGGACGACGGCCCCGGGATCCCGCCCGAGCTGCTGCCCCACGTCTTCGAGCGCTTCGCCCGTGGGGATGCCTCGCGCTCCCGCGCGGCGGGCTCCACCGGACTCGGCCTCGCCATCGTCGAGGCCGTCGTCACCGCGCACGGCGGCCGGGTCGACGTACGCAGCGAGCCCGGCCGGACCTGCTTCGAGGTGCTACTGCCCCTGGCGGCCCACGCCCCGGGGCCGTACTCACAGACGGGGCACAGGCTCACCACACCGAGGTGA
- a CDS encoding response regulator transcription factor, translating into MTATTTSHASTSTGNPTALLRPDGGPCRVLVVDDEAPLSELLSMALRYEGCEVRSAGDGAGAVRAAREFRPDVVVLDIMLPDMDGLAVLGRLRREIPQVPVLFLTAKDSVEDRIAGLTAGGDDYVTKPFSLEEVVARLRGLVRRSGAAQVARGGSVLAVGDLRLDEDSHEVVRGGQEVHLTATEFELLRYLMRNPRRVLSKAQILDRVWSYDFGGQANVVELYISYLRRKLEGGTGLPPMIHTRRGAGYLIKPAE; encoded by the coding sequence ATGACCGCGACGACCACCTCCCACGCGTCCACGTCCACCGGCAACCCGACGGCCCTGCTGCGGCCCGACGGCGGACCCTGCCGGGTGCTCGTCGTCGACGACGAGGCCCCGCTCTCCGAGCTGCTGTCCATGGCCCTGCGCTACGAGGGCTGCGAGGTCCGCAGCGCCGGCGACGGGGCGGGCGCCGTGCGGGCCGCGCGGGAGTTCCGGCCGGACGTGGTGGTCCTCGACATCATGCTCCCGGACATGGACGGGCTGGCCGTGCTGGGCCGGCTGCGCCGGGAGATCCCACAGGTCCCGGTGCTGTTCCTGACCGCCAAGGACTCCGTCGAGGACCGCATCGCGGGCCTGACGGCGGGCGGCGACGACTACGTCACCAAGCCGTTCAGCCTGGAGGAGGTCGTGGCCCGGCTGCGCGGGCTGGTCCGCCGCTCCGGCGCGGCGCAGGTCGCGCGCGGCGGCTCGGTCCTGGCCGTCGGCGACCTGCGCCTGGACGAGGACAGCCACGAAGTGGTCCGTGGCGGTCAGGAGGTCCACCTGACCGCCACGGAGTTCGAGCTGCTGCGCTACCTGATGCGCAACCCGCGCCGGGTGCTGAGCAAGGCGCAGATCCTGGACCGGGTGTGGTCCTACGACTTCGGCGGCCAGGCCAACGTGGTGGAGCTCTACATCTCCTACCTGCGCCGGAAGCTGGAGGGCGGCACCGGCCTGCCCCCGATGATCCACACCCGGCGCGGGGCCGGCTACCTGATCAAGCCGGCCGAGTAG
- a CDS encoding amidohydrolase family protein, whose product MPATAEAVRAFRERLGVPGLVDVHTHFMPERVLEKVWDYFDAVGPLTGVQWPITYRHEEEQRVALLREFGVRAFTSMLYPHKPAMAAWLNAWAADFAARTPDCLHTATFFPEQDVAAYTAQAVEGGARIFKAHLQVGGYDPNDERLEPVWGLLAEARIPTVIHCGSGPSPGKHTGPEPIARLLARHPRLPLVVAHMGMPEYADFLDLADRYPEVRLDTTMAFTDFSERLSGFPPGDLGRLADLGDRILLGTDFPNIPYPYEHQLEALERLGLGDDWLRAVCHDNGARLFGLTS is encoded by the coding sequence TTGCCCGCAACGGCTGAGGCGGTCCGCGCCTTCCGGGAGCGGCTCGGCGTGCCCGGACTGGTGGACGTCCACACGCACTTCATGCCCGAGCGTGTCCTGGAGAAGGTCTGGGACTACTTCGACGCCGTCGGTCCCCTGACCGGCGTGCAGTGGCCCATCACCTACCGGCACGAGGAGGAGCAGCGGGTCGCGCTGCTCAGGGAGTTCGGGGTCCGCGCCTTCACCTCCATGCTCTACCCGCACAAGCCCGCGATGGCCGCCTGGCTCAACGCGTGGGCCGCGGACTTCGCCGCCCGCACCCCCGACTGCCTGCACACCGCGACCTTCTTCCCGGAGCAGGACGTGGCGGCGTACACCGCGCAGGCCGTGGAGGGCGGGGCCCGGATCTTCAAGGCGCACCTCCAGGTCGGCGGGTACGACCCGAACGACGAGCGGCTCGAACCGGTGTGGGGGCTGCTGGCCGAGGCGCGGATCCCGACCGTGATCCACTGCGGCTCGGGGCCCTCCCCGGGCAAGCACACCGGACCCGAGCCGATCGCCCGGCTGCTGGCCCGCCACCCCCGGCTGCCGCTGGTCGTCGCGCACATGGGGATGCCCGAGTACGCGGACTTCCTCGACCTGGCCGACCGGTACCCGGAGGTCCGCCTCGACACCACCATGGCCTTCACCGACTTCTCGGAGCGGCTCAGCGGCTTCCCTCCCGGGGACCTCGGACGGCTCGCAGACCTCGGCGACCGGATCCTGCTGGGCACCGACTTCCCGAACATCCCCTACCCCTACGAGCACCAGCTGGAGGCCCTGGAACGGCTGGGCCTGGGCGACGACTGGCTGCGCGCGGTCTGCCACGACAACGGCGCCCGCCTCTTCGGCCTCACCTCCTGA
- a CDS encoding antibiotic biosynthesis monooxygenase: MSIQPVPAFEPPYVMAVFTNVRTPDETGYPETNTRMNEIVRENPGFLGYEFARTPGGLGITVAYFRDHESLGVWREDLEHQAAMKQGRAHWYESYTLHIATVERSHGFARNG; the protein is encoded by the coding sequence ATGAGCATCCAGCCCGTTCCGGCGTTCGAACCGCCGTATGTCATGGCCGTATTCACCAACGTCCGCACCCCCGACGAGACCGGCTATCCCGAGACCAACACCCGGATGAACGAGATCGTCCGGGAGAATCCCGGCTTCCTCGGCTACGAGTTCGCGCGCACCCCCGGCGGCCTCGGTATCACCGTCGCCTACTTCCGCGACCACGAGTCCCTGGGAGTCTGGCGCGAGGACCTGGAGCACCAGGCCGCCATGAAGCAGGGCCGCGCCCACTGGTACGAGAGCTACACCCTGCACATCGCGACCGTCGAGCGGAGCCACGGCTTTGCCCGCAACGGCTGA
- a CDS encoding DUF2797 domain-containing protein, with protein MSETAAGWRCTGIRWSEEGPAIGWYGRGERGSRLTPGQRLAFTARGERHCLGVRRAGKRTPCPTDRTVPGRAGNAQCPECARLDRSFSVAADTNAADPRTYRVYLAWFGPGMVKVGITAEERGPVRLLEQGAVTWAWLGRGPLMAARRTEELLRAALGVPDRIAYARKRAVRAQLPPEPERAGEVAGLHARAVALPGWPESLERVGCEITDHAGPFGLAGLPVPARVVTALVPGGTVVGRLAGAAGPDLHFTDGLVVDTRLLAGWELAAAPGEALTDVPLTAIAPALPEVEQGGLF; from the coding sequence GTGAGCGAGACCGCCGCGGGCTGGCGGTGCACCGGGATCCGGTGGAGCGAGGAGGGCCCGGCCATCGGGTGGTACGGGCGGGGGGAGCGCGGCAGCCGGCTCACGCCCGGGCAGCGGCTGGCCTTCACCGCCCGCGGCGAGCGGCACTGCCTGGGTGTGCGACGGGCCGGCAAGCGCACCCCGTGCCCCACGGATCGGACCGTCCCGGGCCGTGCGGGGAACGCCCAGTGCCCCGAGTGCGCCCGGCTGGACCGGTCCTTCTCGGTGGCCGCCGACACCAACGCCGCCGACCCGCGCACCTACCGCGTGTACCTGGCGTGGTTCGGGCCCGGCATGGTCAAGGTCGGCATCACCGCCGAGGAGCGCGGTCCGGTCCGGCTGCTGGAGCAGGGCGCGGTGACCTGGGCCTGGCTCGGGCGCGGACCGCTGATGGCGGCGCGCCGGACCGAGGAGCTGCTGCGGGCCGCCCTCGGGGTGCCCGACCGGATCGCGTACGCCCGCAAGCGCGCCGTACGCGCCCAGCTGCCGCCGGAGCCCGAGCGGGCCGGGGAGGTCGCCGGGCTGCACGCCCGGGCCGTCGCGCTGCCCGGGTGGCCCGAGTCGCTGGAACGGGTGGGGTGCGAGATCACCGACCACGCCGGGCCGTTCGGACTGGCCGGGCTGCCCGTACCGGCCCGGGTGGTCACGGCGCTGGTGCCCGGCGGGACCGTCGTGGGGCGGCTGGCGGGGGCCGCCGGGCCGGACCTGCACTTCACGGACGGACTCGTGGTGGACACCCGGCTGCTGGCCGGATGGGAGCTGGCCGCCGCGCCCGGGGAGGCGCTCACCGACGTACCGCTCACCGCGATCGCGCCCGCGCTGCCCGAGGTCGAACAGGGCGGGCTGTTCTGA
- a CDS encoding Lrp/AsnC family transcriptional regulator produces MDDIDRALVLLLQQDAGQSYAALGAAVGLSAGATHERVRKLRERGVIRRTTVDVDPAAVGSGVLAYVMVDSNAWMGESAEDFAAIPEIQEAHIIAGSASVLVKVRTATTEQLQDVLRRLYAIDGVSGTQATVVLETFFERPLPL; encoded by the coding sequence GTGGACGACATCGACCGGGCGCTCGTCCTGCTTCTCCAGCAGGACGCGGGCCAGTCCTACGCCGCCCTCGGTGCGGCCGTCGGACTCTCGGCCGGGGCCACCCACGAGCGCGTACGCAAACTGCGCGAGCGCGGGGTCATCCGGCGGACCACCGTCGACGTGGACCCGGCCGCCGTCGGCAGCGGGGTGCTGGCCTACGTGATGGTCGACTCCAACGCCTGGATGGGCGAGTCGGCGGAGGACTTCGCCGCCATCCCCGAGATCCAGGAGGCGCACATCATCGCGGGCAGCGCCTCGGTGCTGGTCAAGGTGCGCACGGCCACCACCGAGCAGCTCCAGGACGTCCTGCGGCGGCTCTACGCCATCGACGGGGTCAGCGGCACGCAGGCCACCGTCGTCCTGGAGACCTTCTTCGAGCGTCCGCTCCCACTGTGA
- a CDS encoding SMP-30/gluconolactonase/LRE family protein, translating to MLGIADLTLYEILDERFRTGRCANGDARLERLYDDCRWAEGPLYLPAWRQLVWSDIPNDRMLRWDEATGAVSVFRSPAGHSNGNTLDREGRLITCEQGNRRVTRTEPDGSLTVIADRYDGKRLNSPNDAVVRSDGSIWFSDPDFGITNDYEGRRAPSEIGACNLYRADPATGEVRLVADGFLGPNGLVFSPDESELYAADTRAGHIRAFKVGDDGTLSGDRVFTDCPSVDNIRFDDEGRLWAAAMASGVHCYAADGDLIGRLHVPEPVSNIAFGGPKNNRLFITATTSLYSLVLSVTGLPRVLPGRP from the coding sequence GTGTTGGGCATAGCCGACCTCACCTTGTACGAGATCCTGGACGAGCGCTTCCGAACCGGCCGCTGCGCCAACGGCGACGCCCGCCTGGAGCGGCTCTACGACGACTGCCGCTGGGCCGAGGGCCCGCTGTACCTGCCGGCCTGGCGCCAGCTCGTGTGGAGCGACATCCCCAACGACCGGATGCTGCGCTGGGACGAGGCGACCGGCGCGGTGTCCGTCTTCCGCTCCCCGGCCGGCCACTCCAACGGCAACACCCTCGACCGCGAGGGCCGCCTGATCACCTGTGAGCAGGGCAACCGGCGGGTCACCCGCACCGAGCCGGACGGCAGCCTCACCGTCATCGCCGACCGCTACGACGGCAAGCGGCTCAACAGCCCCAACGACGCGGTGGTCCGCTCGGACGGCTCCATCTGGTTCTCCGACCCGGACTTCGGCATCACCAACGACTACGAGGGCAGGCGCGCGCCGAGCGAGATCGGCGCCTGCAACCTCTACCGGGCCGACCCGGCCACCGGCGAGGTCCGCCTCGTCGCCGACGGCTTCCTCGGCCCGAACGGGCTGGTCTTCTCACCCGACGAGAGCGAGCTGTACGCGGCCGACACCCGCGCCGGCCACATCCGCGCCTTCAAGGTCGGCGACGACGGCACCCTCAGCGGGGACCGCGTCTTCACGGACTGCCCCTCGGTGGACAACATCCGCTTCGACGACGAGGGCCGGCTGTGGGCGGCCGCGATGGCCTCGGGCGTGCACTGCTACGCGGCGGACGGAGACCTCATCGGCCGCCTGCACGTCCCGGAACCCGTCTCGAACATCGCCTTCGGAGGCCCGAAGAACAACCGCCTCTTCATCACCGCCACCACCTCGCTCTACTCGCTGGTGCTCTCGGTGACCGGCCTCCCGCGCGTCCTGCCCGGCCGCCCCTGA
- a CDS encoding PH domain-containing protein: MGLFGNAHTVDPMSAQRDYARLLGHGEQVHAAYLLVRDTILFTDRRLVFVDKQGLTGKKVEYHSVPYRSITHFSVETAGHFDLDAELKIWISGSAAPIEKTFTKGVDIYEMQAILTQFVAR; encoded by the coding sequence ATGGGACTGTTCGGGAACGCGCACACTGTCGATCCGATGTCGGCGCAGCGGGACTACGCGCGGCTGCTGGGGCACGGGGAGCAGGTCCATGCCGCGTACCTGCTGGTGCGCGACACGATCCTGTTCACCGACCGGCGGCTGGTGTTCGTCGACAAGCAGGGGCTGACGGGCAAGAAGGTGGAGTACCACTCCGTCCCGTACCGGAGCATCACGCACTTCTCCGTGGAGACGGCCGGGCATTTCGATCTCGACGCCGAGCTCAAGATATGGATATCCGGCAGCGCGGCGCCGATCGAGAAGACCTTCACCAAGGGGGTCGACATCTACGAGATGCAGGCGATCCTGACGCAGTTCGTGGCGCGCTAG